From a region of the Pseudoxanthomonas sp. X-1 genome:
- a CDS encoding sigma-54-dependent Fis family transcriptional regulator has translation MAQPQTASDRALGAARRAFFEHGGAPVGKVPDTILRSWVRCQRLGLPAQGAPQIEPVSAARLRELREGHERLWRLARAELELLSSDAAATGSIVILTDEDGWILDAEGSASFLDRAGRVALMPGACWNEAQVGTNAIGTAIVEGRPVVVHGGEHYLAPHGILSCSATPIFDPYGTRIGVLDISGDARVSHMHALGLARMAVASIEHRYFDDGIPDAELLRLHRDPALLGTAREGLLAFRNGKLVAANQAGLQLFGLERGELGRASYTGLFADALTRLRDDGVLLDRQGRALHGRVEDGQARPRRPAVRPPITVSAAVDPQASDAPLFDAGQDACLARARRVLDAGLPVLVQGQTGTGKEVFARELHRRCARAGRPFVAVNCAALPEGLIEAELFGYEDGAFTGARKHGNPGLLRQADGGVLFLDEIGDMPLALQPRLLRVLQERELLPLGGGKPVKLDFALICATHRELDEAIAEGRFRPDLYYRIAHHTVRIPALAEHGDRAGLVRALWQRLGQGRRLTDEAHALLASYAWPGNLRQLSACLRTLVALSEPGETIGADMLPSYLHIQRPALTAAAPAPVAPAAAQDLDALAEAAMRQALADCDGNVTRAARKLGISRSTLYRRLGEELRDTTH, from the coding sequence ATGGCACAGCCGCAGACCGCTTCGGATCGCGCCCTGGGCGCGGCGCGGCGCGCGTTCTTCGAACACGGCGGCGCGCCGGTGGGCAAGGTGCCCGACACCATCCTGCGCTCGTGGGTGCGCTGTCAGCGCCTGGGGCTGCCGGCGCAGGGCGCGCCGCAGATCGAGCCGGTCAGCGCCGCCCGCCTGCGCGAGCTGCGCGAGGGCCACGAGCGGCTGTGGCGCCTGGCGCGCGCCGAGCTGGAGCTGCTGTCCTCCGACGCGGCGGCCACCGGCAGCATCGTCATCCTCACCGATGAGGACGGCTGGATCCTCGATGCCGAGGGCAGCGCCAGCTTCCTCGACCGCGCCGGCCGCGTGGCGCTGATGCCCGGCGCCTGCTGGAACGAGGCCCAGGTCGGCACCAACGCCATCGGCACGGCCATCGTCGAGGGCCGCCCGGTGGTCGTGCACGGCGGCGAGCACTACCTGGCCCCGCACGGCATCCTCAGCTGCTCGGCCACGCCGATCTTCGACCCCTACGGCACGCGCATCGGCGTGCTGGACATCTCCGGCGATGCGCGGGTCTCGCACATGCACGCCCTGGGGCTGGCGCGGATGGCGGTGGCCAGCATCGAGCACCGCTACTTCGACGATGGCATCCCCGATGCCGAACTGCTGCGCCTGCACCGCGACCCGGCGCTGCTGGGCACCGCGCGCGAGGGCCTGCTGGCCTTCCGCAACGGCAAGCTGGTCGCTGCCAACCAGGCCGGCCTGCAGCTGTTCGGCCTGGAGCGTGGTGAACTGGGGCGCGCCTCGTACACCGGCCTGTTCGCCGACGCGCTCACGCGGCTACGCGACGACGGCGTGCTGCTGGACCGCCAGGGCCGCGCGCTGCACGGCCGCGTCGAGGACGGCCAGGCCCGTCCCCGTCGCCCCGCGGTGCGCCCGCCGATCACCGTCTCGGCCGCGGTCGACCCGCAGGCCAGCGACGCCCCGCTGTTCGATGCCGGGCAGGACGCCTGCCTGGCGCGGGCCCGGCGCGTGCTCGACGCCGGCCTGCCGGTGCTGGTGCAGGGCCAGACCGGCACCGGCAAGGAGGTCTTCGCGCGCGAGCTGCACCGCCGCTGCGCACGCGCCGGCCGGCCGTTCGTGGCGGTCAACTGCGCGGCCCTGCCCGAAGGCCTGATCGAGGCCGAACTGTTCGGCTACGAGGACGGCGCCTTCACCGGCGCGCGCAAGCACGGCAACCCCGGCCTGCTGCGCCAGGCCGACGGCGGCGTGCTGTTCCTGGACGAGATCGGCGACATGCCGCTGGCGCTGCAGCCGCGGCTGCTGCGCGTGCTGCAGGAGCGCGAACTGTTGCCGCTGGGCGGCGGCAAGCCGGTCAAGCTGGACTTCGCGCTGATCTGCGCCACCCATCGCGAGCTGGACGAGGCCATCGCCGAGGGCCGCTTCCGCCCCGACCTGTACTACCGCATCGCCCACCACACCGTGCGCATCCCCGCGCTGGCCGAACACGGCGACCGCGCTGGGCTGGTGCGCGCGCTCTGGCAGCGCCTGGGCCAGGGCCGGCGCCTGACCGACGAGGCCCATGCCCTGCTGGCCAGCTACGCCTGGCCCGGCAACCTGCGCCAGCTCAGCGCCTGCCTGCGCACCCTGGTGGCACTCAGCGAACCGGGCGAGACCATCGGCGCGGACATGCTGCCGTCCTACCTGCACATCCAGCGCCCCGCACTGACCGCCGCGGCGCCCGCGCCTGTCGCGCCGGCGGCGGCGCAGGACCTGGACGCGCTGGCCGAAGCGGCGATGCGCCAGGCCCTGGCCGACTGCGACGGCAACGTCACCCGCGCCGCGCGCAAGCTCGGCATCAGCCGCAGCACCCTCTATCGCCGCCTCGGCGAGGAACTGCGCGACACCACGCACTGA
- a CDS encoding NmrA family NAD(P)-binding protein: MRFSDIPTRRVLVYLANGVQGGAVVRAALARGFAVRAMVRRRAHTVWSSVSGVETVEADLDDLDALRAASVGVDAAVLQIPTGPSDTMVAQARRAAQATVAAGVRAVVLKLASASRPAPCAEPSFVGNARVEAALREAGLSFACVRPTMYLDNLLKPSVRRDIVEDGVFSPPIAATQRIAWTSVDDCARAAVALLGSGATGDYRIGGARDLDGPALAACVSEGLGRPVAYRAQPVDAFEREVEAAMGAGMGARIASKFRYFASFPHQADAMLTGPGPYPFPLAELERTDVTAWVRRHRAAFLVD, from the coding sequence ATGCGCTTTTCCGATATCCCCACGCGCCGCGTGCTCGTCTATCTCGCCAACGGCGTCCAGGGCGGCGCCGTCGTGCGGGCCGCGCTCGCGCGCGGCTTCGCCGTGCGCGCCATGGTGCGCAGGCGTGCCCACACCGTGTGGTCGTCCGTCAGCGGCGTCGAAACCGTCGAGGCGGATCTCGACGACCTGGACGCCTTGCGCGCCGCCAGCGTCGGCGTGGATGCCGCGGTGCTGCAGATTCCCACCGGCCCGTCCGACACCATGGTGGCGCAGGCGCGGCGCGCGGCACAGGCGACCGTCGCGGCCGGCGTGCGCGCGGTGGTGCTGAAGCTCGCCAGCGCGAGCCGCCCCGCGCCCTGCGCCGAACCGAGCTTCGTTGGCAATGCGCGGGTGGAAGCGGCGCTGCGCGAGGCGGGGCTGTCGTTTGCGTGCGTGCGCCCGACGATGTACCTGGACAACCTGCTCAAGCCTTCGGTACGCAGGGACATCGTCGAGGACGGCGTGTTCTCACCCCCGATCGCGGCCACCCAGCGCATCGCCTGGACCTCGGTCGACGACTGCGCACGCGCCGCCGTCGCCTTGCTGGGAAGCGGCGCAACGGGCGACTACCGGATCGGCGGCGCGCGCGACCTGGACGGGCCCGCGCTGGCGGCCTGCGTGAGCGAGGGTCTGGGCCGGCCTGTCGCCTACCGGGCGCAGCCGGTCGACGCGTTCGAACGGGAGGTGGAGGCCGCCATGGGTGCCGGCATGGGCGCGCGGATCGCGTCCAAGTTCCGCTACTTCGCTTCCTTTCCGCACCAGGCCGACGCGATGCTCACCGGGCCGGGTCCGTACCCCTTCCCGCTGGCGGAGCTCGAACGCACCGACGTCACGGCCTGGGTGCGGCGTCACCGCGCCGCCTTCCTGGTGGATTAG
- a CDS encoding HAD-IA family hydrolase: MNPSALYHAFLFDMDGTLLTSIAAAERVWTRWALRHGLDPATFVPTIHGARAIDTIAGLDLPGVDAQTEAEGITRDEIADVEGVAPIAGAAAFIAGLPPARWAVVTSAPRALALRRMQAAGLPLPAVTVTAEDVAHGKPDPAGYRLAAARLGVAAEDCLVFEDAPAGIAAAEAAGADVLVIEAAHAHPLQTPHRRVRDYLALQARVTPDGLRLLDAG; encoded by the coding sequence TTGAATCCCTCTGCGCTTTACCACGCCTTCCTGTTCGACATGGATGGCACGCTGCTGACTTCGATCGCCGCCGCCGAGCGCGTGTGGACGCGCTGGGCGCTGCGGCATGGCTTGGACCCGGCCACGTTCGTGCCGACCATCCACGGCGCGCGGGCCATCGACACCATCGCCGGCCTCGACCTGCCGGGCGTGGATGCGCAGACCGAGGCGGAAGGCATCACGCGCGATGAGATCGCCGATGTCGAAGGTGTCGCGCCCATCGCCGGCGCGGCCGCGTTCATCGCCGGCCTGCCGCCGGCGCGCTGGGCGGTGGTGACCTCGGCGCCGCGCGCGCTTGCGCTGCGGCGGATGCAGGCGGCCGGCCTGCCGCTGCCGGCGGTGACGGTCACCGCCGAGGATGTGGCCCACGGCAAGCCCGATCCGGCCGGCTATCGCCTGGCGGCCGCGCGGCTGGGCGTGGCCGCCGAAGACTGCCTGGTGTTCGAGGACGCGCCGGCCGGCATCGCCGCGGCCGAGGCGGCGGGCGCGGACGTGCTGGTGATCGAGGCCGCGCACGCGCATCCGCTCCAGACGCCGCACCGGCGGGTGCGCGACTACCTGGCGCTCCAGGCGCGCGTGACACCGGACGGTCTGCGATTGCTGGACGCCGGCTGA
- a CDS encoding alpha/beta hydrolase — translation MRWVQVLLLLAVAVSAQAAERPSAETPEELSHRILLWPGGTGPGSEGAPAQPTIVDHSDDPAVPDRSIRGIRAPYMVVYRPAHPNGSALLVVPGGGYAHIVIDNEGTSLVPAFAEQAGITLFVLRYRLPDEGHVDGRDAPLADAQRALRLIRAHAKADGLDPARVGVMGFSAGGHVAASLSTRFEDAVYAPVDAVDRLSARPDFALLIYPVIDMGNAIGHTGSRKRLLGPHPDAQLVHDYSMQNRVSARTPPTFLLAAQDDDVVPVQNTLVYEQALLGAGVSSELHVFPKGGHGFGVRRIQGLPLASWPRLAVDWMAWQTAQAPAR, via the coding sequence ATGCGTTGGGTGCAGGTGCTGCTGTTGCTGGCCGTGGCGGTGTCGGCGCAGGCCGCCGAGCGGCCTTCGGCCGAAACCCCCGAAGAGCTCAGCCATCGGATCCTGCTGTGGCCGGGCGGCACCGGGCCGGGCTCGGAAGGCGCACCGGCGCAGCCGACCATCGTCGACCACAGCGATGATCCGGCGGTGCCGGACCGCTCCATCCGCGGCATCCGCGCGCCGTACATGGTCGTCTACCGGCCGGCGCATCCGAACGGCAGCGCGCTGCTGGTGGTGCCCGGCGGCGGCTATGCGCACATCGTGATCGACAACGAGGGCACCTCGCTGGTGCCGGCGTTCGCCGAGCAGGCGGGCATCACCCTGTTCGTGCTGCGCTACCGGCTGCCGGACGAGGGCCATGTCGATGGCCGCGATGCGCCGCTGGCCGATGCACAGCGCGCGCTGCGGCTGATCCGGGCGCACGCGAAGGCGGACGGCCTGGACCCGGCGCGCGTGGGGGTGATGGGCTTCTCGGCCGGTGGCCATGTCGCGGCCAGTCTGTCCACGCGTTTCGAGGATGCGGTGTACGCGCCGGTGGATGCCGTCGACCGCCTCAGCGCGCGGCCGGATTTCGCGCTGCTGATCTATCCGGTGATCGACATGGGCAATGCCATCGGCCATACCGGCTCGCGCAAGCGCCTGCTGGGGCCGCATCCGGATGCGCAGCTGGTGCATGACTACTCGATGCAGAACCGCGTGAGCGCGCGCACGCCGCCGACCTTCCTGCTGGCCGCGCAGGACGACGACGTGGTGCCCGTGCAGAACACGCTGGTGTACGAACAGGCGCTGCTCGGTGCCGGCGTGTCCAGCGAGCTGCACGTCTTCCCCAAAGGCGGCCACGGCTTCGGCGTGCGCCGCATCCAGGGCCTGCCCCTGGCGTCCTGGCCGCGTCTGGCAGTGGACTGGATGGCCTGGCAGACGGCGCAGGCACCAGCGCGCTGA
- the phhA gene encoding phenylalanine 4-monooxygenase — protein MDTVPRRVENQLTDKGYVPVYTTALVEQPWASYSAADHQTWGQLFERQRALLVGRACDEFLAAQDAMGLSADEIPRFDDLNVVLGAATGWQLVGVEGLLPELDFFEHLAHRRFPVTWWIRRPEQIDYIAEPDLFHDLFGHVPLLMNPLFADYMQAYGRGGVKAHGIGPQALVNLTRLYWYTVEFGLIDTPQGLRIYGAGIVSSKGESLYCLESAAPNRIGFDLTRVMRTRYRIDDYQKTYFVIDSFEQLIQATAPDFTPLYAELEHAEALPAGRVLDRDRVFQRGTGEGWADGGDV, from the coding sequence ATGGACACCGTACCGCGCCGCGTCGAGAACCAGCTCACCGACAAGGGCTATGTCCCGGTCTACACCACGGCCCTGGTCGAGCAGCCCTGGGCCAGCTATAGCGCCGCCGATCACCAGACCTGGGGCCAGCTGTTCGAACGCCAGCGCGCGCTGCTGGTGGGCCGCGCCTGCGACGAGTTCCTCGCCGCGCAGGATGCGATGGGCCTGAGCGCGGACGAGATCCCGCGCTTCGACGACCTCAACGTGGTGCTGGGCGCGGCCACCGGCTGGCAGCTGGTCGGCGTGGAGGGCCTGCTGCCGGAGCTGGACTTCTTCGAGCACCTGGCGCACCGGCGCTTCCCGGTGACCTGGTGGATCCGCCGCCCCGAGCAGATCGACTACATCGCCGAACCGGACCTGTTCCACGACCTGTTCGGCCACGTGCCGCTGCTGATGAACCCGCTGTTCGCCGACTACATGCAGGCTTACGGGCGCGGCGGGGTCAAGGCGCATGGCATCGGCCCGCAGGCGCTGGTCAACCTGACCCGGCTGTACTGGTACACGGTGGAGTTCGGCCTGATCGACACGCCGCAGGGACTGCGCATCTATGGCGCCGGCATCGTCTCGTCGAAGGGCGAGTCGCTGTACTGCCTGGAGTCGGCCGCGCCCAACCGGATCGGCTTCGACCTGACGCGGGTGATGCGCACGCGCTACCGCATCGACGACTACCAGAAGACCTACTTCGTCATCGACAGCTTCGAACAGCTGATCCAGGCCACCGCGCCGGACTTCACCCCGCTCTACGCCGAGCTCGAGCATGCCGAGGCGCTGCCCGCCGGGCGCGTGCTGGACCGGGATCGCGTGTTCCAGCGCGGCACCGGTGAGGGCTGGGCCGATGGCGGGGACGTGTGA
- a CDS encoding Lrp/AsnC family transcriptional regulator yields MDVTSPLDRTDLRLLALLQTDGRASNAELAARINLSPSACLRRTQRLEAAGIITGYGARLEARALGLGLQAFVRVQLAQHDQPAIERFAAAVSSWDEVVACHALTGDMDYLLHVLVRDLDHFSRFLLDRLLAQAGVADVNSSFVLRTVKDAAGIPLPTA; encoded by the coding sequence ATGGACGTCACAAGCCCGCTCGACCGCACGGATCTACGCCTGCTGGCCCTGCTGCAGACCGACGGCCGCGCCAGCAACGCCGAACTGGCCGCGCGCATCAACCTGTCGCCCTCGGCCTGCCTGCGTCGCACCCAACGCCTGGAGGCGGCCGGGATCATCACCGGCTACGGTGCCAGGCTGGAGGCGCGGGCGCTGGGCCTGGGCCTGCAGGCCTTCGTGCGCGTCCAGCTGGCCCAGCACGACCAGCCGGCGATCGAGCGCTTCGCTGCCGCCGTGTCCAGCTGGGACGAGGTGGTCGCCTGCCACGCGCTGACCGGCGACATGGACTATCTGCTGCACGTCCTGGTGCGCGACCTGGACCACTTCTCGCGCTTCCTGCTGGATCGGCTGCTGGCCCAGGCCGGCGTGGCCGACGTCAACTCCAGCTTCGTCCTGCGCACCGTCAAGGATGCCGCCGGCATCCCCCTGCCCACCGCCTGA
- a CDS encoding glutathione S-transferase N-terminal domain-containing protein, whose translation MLKLLGKPSSINVRKVLWLAAELDLALAHDAMDGPGAADALRALNPNGLVPVLIDGTAVLWESNTVCRYLAARQRRHDLLPVDPLARARVEQWMDWQATELNGAWRPAFMALVRRAPLTQDANAVDASIAAWNRLMGLLDAQLATTGAFVAGADFTLADIVLGLSANRWRMTPMTRPELPAVDAWIARLETRAGYRAHGGNGIP comes from the coding sequence ATGCTCAAACTGCTCGGCAAGCCGTCCTCGATCAACGTGCGCAAGGTGCTGTGGCTGGCGGCCGAGCTGGACCTGGCGCTGGCGCACGACGCGATGGACGGCCCCGGCGCTGCGGACGCGCTGCGTGCGCTCAATCCCAACGGGCTGGTGCCGGTGCTGATCGACGGCACCGCGGTGCTGTGGGAATCCAACACCGTCTGCCGCTATCTGGCCGCGCGCCAGCGGCGCCACGACCTGCTGCCGGTCGATCCCCTGGCGCGGGCGCGGGTGGAACAGTGGATGGACTGGCAGGCCACCGAGCTCAACGGCGCATGGCGTCCGGCGTTCATGGCGCTGGTGCGGCGCGCGCCGCTGACCCAGGACGCCAATGCGGTGGACGCCAGCATCGCGGCCTGGAACCGGCTGATGGGCCTGCTGGACGCGCAGCTGGCCACGACCGGCGCCTTCGTCGCCGGCGCGGACTTCACCCTGGCCGACATCGTGCTGGGGCTGTCGGCCAACCGCTGGCGGATGACGCCGATGACGCGCCCGGAGCTGCCTGCCGTGGATGCCTGGATCGCACGCCTGGAGACGCGGGCCGGCTATCGTGCCCACGGCGGCAACGGCATTCCCTGA
- a CDS encoding TfoX/Sxy family protein, which yields MATDADFIDYVHAQAGLGAALASKKMFGEYALYLDDKVVALVCDNQVFLKPTAPGRGLLHEVIEQPPYPGAKPHYLLADALEDTDALQRLLRATADALPLPKPKAKQASAKKAAAKNAPARKPPRS from the coding sequence ATGGCAACCGACGCGGACTTCATCGACTACGTGCACGCCCAGGCCGGGCTGGGCGCGGCGCTGGCATCGAAGAAGATGTTCGGCGAGTACGCGCTGTACCTGGACGACAAGGTGGTCGCGCTGGTGTGCGACAACCAGGTCTTCCTCAAGCCGACCGCGCCCGGCCGCGGCCTGCTGCACGAGGTGATCGAACAGCCGCCGTACCCGGGCGCCAAGCCGCACTACCTGCTGGCCGATGCGCTGGAGGACACCGACGCGCTGCAGCGCCTGCTGCGCGCCACTGCCGACGCCCTGCCCCTGCCCAAGCCGAAGGCCAAACAGGCGTCCGCGAAGAAAGCCGCGGCCAAGAACGCGCCCGCCAGGAAGCCGCCGCGCAGCTGA
- a CDS encoding CatB-related O-acetyltransferase, whose translation MNGPSPDDPHPMRGFPQVCFIRNTVRNPLIEVGEYTYYDDPEDSEGFERNVLYHFPFIGDRLVIGRFCAIARGAKFIMNGANHKLSGISTYPFQIFGHGWDAVMPRPGELPYKGDTVIGHDVWIGYEALVMPGVRIGNGAIVSARAVVTADVPAYTIVGGNPARPIKARFAPEQVARLEAIAWWDWPVAHITAHLDRIVAGDIDALERVAPAHD comes from the coding sequence ATGAATGGCCCCAGTCCCGACGATCCGCATCCGATGCGGGGTTTTCCGCAGGTGTGCTTCATCCGCAACACCGTGCGCAATCCGCTGATCGAGGTCGGCGAGTACACCTACTACGACGACCCGGAAGACTCCGAAGGCTTCGAGCGCAACGTGCTCTACCACTTCCCCTTCATCGGCGACCGCCTGGTGATCGGCAGGTTCTGCGCGATCGCGCGCGGCGCGAAGTTCATCATGAACGGCGCCAACCACAAGCTGTCCGGCATCTCGACCTATCCGTTCCAGATCTTCGGCCACGGCTGGGACGCGGTGATGCCGCGGCCGGGCGAGTTGCCGTACAAGGGCGACACCGTGATCGGCCATGACGTGTGGATCGGCTACGAGGCGCTGGTCATGCCGGGCGTGCGCATCGGCAACGGCGCGATCGTCTCGGCGCGCGCGGTAGTCACCGCCGACGTGCCGGCCTACACCATCGTCGGCGGCAACCCCGCGCGGCCGATCAAGGCGCGCTTCGCGCCTGAGCAGGTCGCCCGGCTGGAGGCCATCGCCTGGTGGGACTGGCCGGTCGCGCACATCACCGCGCACCTGGACAGGATCGTCGCCGGCGATATCGACGCGCTGGAACGCGTCGCGCCCGCGCACGACTGA
- a CDS encoding NADP-dependent isocitrate dehydrogenase, which translates to MSSTPKILYTLTDEAPFLATQSFLPIVDAYTDTAGIVVETRDISLAGRILAQFPDLLSDAQKVSDDLTELGELATTPEANIIKLPNISASVPQLKAAIKELQDQGYPLPAYPDEPKTDAEKDAKARYDRVKGSAVNPVLREGNSDRRAPLSVKNYARKHPHRMGKWSSDSKTHVAHMESGDFYGSERSATLGAAGALKITFVGADGGSTVLKDKVAVKQGEVVDASVLSRKALASFIDAQIEDAKAQGVLFSVHLKATMMKVSDPVLFGIVVGEFYKDVLAKHGEALKSVGFDPNNGIGDLYAVIGKLPADQAEAIKADVEAEYAKRPALAMVNSDKGITNLHVPSDVIIDASMPAMIRDSGKMWNAKGELQDTKAVIPDRSYAGVYQAVIEDCKAHGAFDPATMGSVPNVGLMAQKAEEYGSHDKTFVIPGDGKVVVTDDAGATVFEHAVEAGDVWRMCQTKDAPIQDWVKLAVTRARLSGTPAVFWLDPQRAHDAQLIAKVEQYLKDHDTTGLDIRILSPVEATALSLERIRKGEDTISVTGNVLRDYLTDLFPIMELGTSAKMLSIVPLMAGGGLFETGAGGSAPKHVQQFVEEGYLRWDSLGEFLALAASLEHLGQTYDNAAALTLAKALDVANGQFLDSNKSPARKVGEIDNRGSHFYLAMYWAQALAAQDEHAELKAKFAPLAKALAEEEATIVAELNGAQGRPQDIGGYYHPDLAKCAAAMRPSKTFNDALAKLGK; encoded by the coding sequence ATGTCCAGCACGCCCAAGATCCTGTACACGCTGACCGACGAGGCCCCGTTCCTGGCCACGCAGTCGTTCCTGCCCATCGTCGACGCCTACACCGACACCGCCGGCATCGTGGTCGAGACCCGCGACATCTCGCTGGCCGGGCGCATCCTGGCGCAGTTCCCCGACCTGCTGAGCGATGCGCAGAAGGTCTCCGACGACCTGACCGAACTGGGCGAACTGGCCACCACGCCCGAAGCCAACATCATCAAGCTGCCCAACATCTCCGCCTCGGTGCCGCAGCTCAAGGCCGCGATCAAGGAGCTGCAGGACCAGGGCTATCCGCTGCCGGCCTACCCGGACGAGCCGAAGACCGACGCGGAGAAGGACGCCAAGGCGCGCTACGACCGGGTCAAGGGCAGCGCGGTCAACCCGGTGCTGCGCGAGGGCAACTCCGACCGCCGCGCGCCGCTGTCGGTGAAGAACTACGCCCGCAAGCATCCGCACCGCATGGGCAAGTGGTCGTCCGATTCGAAGACCCATGTGGCGCACATGGAGTCCGGCGACTTCTACGGCAGCGAGCGTTCGGCCACGCTGGGCGCGGCCGGCGCGCTCAAGATCACCTTCGTCGGCGCCGATGGCGGCAGCACGGTGCTCAAGGACAAGGTGGCGGTGAAGCAAGGCGAGGTGGTCGATGCCTCGGTGCTCAGCCGCAAGGCGCTGGCCAGCTTCATCGATGCGCAGATCGAGGACGCCAAGGCCCAGGGCGTGCTGTTCTCGGTGCACCTGAAGGCCACGATGATGAAGGTCTCCGACCCGGTGCTGTTCGGCATCGTGGTGGGCGAGTTCTACAAGGACGTGCTGGCCAAGCACGGCGAGGCGCTCAAGTCGGTGGGCTTCGACCCCAACAACGGCATCGGCGACCTGTACGCGGTGATCGGCAAACTGCCCGCCGACCAGGCCGAGGCGATCAAGGCCGACGTGGAGGCCGAGTACGCCAAGCGCCCGGCGCTGGCGATGGTCAACTCCGACAAAGGCATCACCAACCTGCACGTGCCCAGCGACGTCATCATCGACGCCTCGATGCCGGCGATGATCCGCGACAGCGGCAAGATGTGGAACGCCAAGGGCGAGCTGCAGGACACCAAGGCGGTCATCCCCGACCGCAGCTATGCCGGCGTCTATCAGGCCGTGATCGAGGACTGCAAGGCGCATGGCGCGTTCGACCCGGCCACCATGGGCAGCGTGCCCAACGTCGGCCTGATGGCGCAGAAGGCCGAGGAATACGGCAGCCACGACAAGACCTTCGTCATCCCCGGCGACGGCAAGGTGGTGGTGACCGACGATGCCGGCGCGACGGTGTTCGAACACGCGGTGGAAGCCGGCGATGTGTGGCGCATGTGCCAGACCAAGGACGCGCCGATCCAGGACTGGGTCAAGCTGGCCGTCACCCGCGCGCGCCTGAGCGGCACGCCGGCGGTGTTCTGGCTGGATCCGCAGCGCGCGCACGACGCGCAGCTGATCGCCAAGGTCGAGCAGTACCTCAAGGACCACGACACCACTGGCCTGGACATCCGCATCCTCTCGCCGGTGGAGGCCACCGCGCTGTCGCTGGAACGCATCCGCAAGGGCGAGGACACCATTTCCGTCACCGGCAACGTGCTGCGCGACTACCTCACCGACCTGTTCCCGATCATGGAGCTCGGCACCAGCGCCAAGATGCTCTCCATCGTGCCGCTGATGGCCGGCGGCGGCCTGTTCGAGACCGGCGCCGGCGGCAGCGCGCCCAAGCACGTGCAGCAGTTCGTGGAGGAGGGCTACCTGCGCTGGGATTCGCTGGGCGAATTCCTGGCGCTGGCCGCCTCGCTGGAGCACCTGGGCCAGACCTACGACAACGCCGCGGCGCTGACCCTGGCCAAGGCGCTGGACGTGGCCAACGGCCAGTTCCTGGACAGCAACAAGTCGCCGGCGCGCAAGGTCGGCGAGATCGACAACCGCGGCAGCCACTTCTACCTGGCGATGTACTGGGCCCAGGCCCTGGCCGCGCAGGACGAACATGCCGAGTTGAAGGCCAAGTTCGCCCCGCTGGCCAAGGCGCTGGCCGAGGAGGAAGCCACCATCGTGGCCGAGCTCAACGGCGCCCAGGGCCGTCCGCAGGACATCGGCGGCTACTACCACCCGGACCTGGCCAAGTGCGCCGCCGCCATGCGCCCGAGCAAGACCTTCAACGACGCGCTGGCCAAGCTGGGCAAGTAA